One part of the Osmerus mordax isolate fOsmMor3 chromosome 18, fOsmMor3.pri, whole genome shotgun sequence genome encodes these proteins:
- the bet1 gene encoding BET1 homolog, with the protein MRRAGLGEGGPHGNYVASGYSVHEEENENLQEALRAKVNALKHMTIEIGTEVKYQNKMLEDMDSDFDSTGGLLGATISRVKQLSRGSQTKLLCYMLLFALFVFLVLYWYIKLR; encoded by the exons ATGCGACGTGCCGGTTTGG GGGAAGGAGGGCCTCACGGAAATTATGTGGCAAGCGGATACAGCGTCCACGAAGAAGAAAATGAGAACTTACAGGAAGCTCTAAGGGCCAAAGTCAACGCCTTGAAACAT ATGACAATAGAAATTGGAACAGAAGTCAAGTACCAGAACAAAATGTTGGAAGACATG GACTCAGATTTTGACTCGACAGGCGGTTTACTGGGAGCCACCATCAGCAGGGTGAAACAGCTGTCCAGGGGCAGCCAGACCAAGCTGTTGTGCTACATGCTGCTCTTTGCTCTGTTTGTCTTCCTAGTCCTCTACTGGTACATCAAGCTGAGGTGA